Within the Arthrobacter sp. UKPF54-2 genome, the region GCGCGTCCACGATCTCGCCCTCGGCGAGGATGTCGGCGTCCGGGACCACCTCGCCGGTCACGACGTCGTGCTTGGGCTGGACCTCGATGATGGCCTCGTAGCGGTTGGCGGCGAAGAGCCCTGCGATGCCGGGGCTGATCACGCGCTCCGCGGACACGATGCGCGCGGCGGGGCCGTACTGGGCTTCCGCCTTGCTGCGGATTTCCTCCAGCGTGGCTCCTTTAAGCCGATAGCGGTTCGGCATGGCGCACGACTCCTACGGTTTCGATCCGGACGTTGGCGGAAGTGACTTCGCGGTAGGAGAGCACCGGAAGCGAGCCCGGCTGCGCTCCGACGAGCCGGTGGATGGCCGGGCGCAGCGCCGGGGCGCAGACGAGGACTGCCTGCCGGTTGGCGGCGGCCGCGGAATCCACCGCGTTGCGCACCGAGCGGAGCACGGCATCGAGCCGGTCCTGACCCATCACAATCTGGCTGCCGCCCTCGGCCGGGCGCATGTCCTCGAGCATGGACTGCTCCAGCAGCGGATCGATCATGATCACGTTGAGCACGGGGCCGTCCATGAACTTGGCGGTCAGCGCCGGTCCCAGGGCCTGGCGGGCCGCCTCCACGAGCGACTCCGGGTCGGTGGAAATCTTGGCCCGGAGGGTGAGCGCCTCGTAGATGCGGGCCAGGTCGTTGATCGGGACCTGTTCGTCGAGCAGGCCCTGGAGCACCCGCTGCAGCTCCGCGAGGGAGAGCAGGGCCGGGGTGAGCTCGTCGACGGCGGAGGGGCTTTGTTTCCGGACGCCCTCGGTCAGCACCCGGACATCCTCGCGGGAGAGCAGCCGGGCGGCGTTGGCCGTGACGATCGAGGACAGGTGGGTGACCAGCACCGAGACCCGGTCGATCACGGTGGCACCGGTCATTTCGGCGTTGTGCCGCATCTCGGCCGGAATCCACTTCCCGGCGAGGCCGAAGACCGGTTCGATCATCGCGGCGCCCGGTAGCGAGTCCAGCGAGTCGCCGAGGGCCAGCATCTGGCCGGCCGGGGCGGTGCCGCGGCCGGCCTCCACGCCCGCGATCCGGATGGCGTAGGTGGCCGGCGGCAGGTCCACGCTATCCCTGGTGCGGACCGGGGGGATGACCAGGCCCAGTTCCATGGCGATCTTATGCCGGAGCGACCGGACCCGGGCCAGCAGGTCGTCGGAGGCGCCGGAGACCATGTCCACCAGGTCCGGGGCCAGCAGGATCTCCACGGGGTGGATGCGCATGTCCTCGAGCAGCTTCTCGTTCGGGTCCAGTTCCGGGGAGTTCAGCGCGGCGGCTTCGGCGTCGCGGGTCCGCGCCGCCTCCTGCTGACTGGCGGCGGTGCGGCGCGAGGCCAGGATCAGCCCGGCGCCGACCAGGACGAACGGGATGGGCGGCATGCCCGGGATCAGGGCCATGGCGAGGGCGGCCACCCCGGCGATCAACAGGGCGTTGGGCGACTGCAGCAGCTGGGTGGAGGCCGTCCGGCCCATGTCCGCTTCGGCGTTGGACCGGGTGACGATCATGCCGGTGGAGACGGCCATCAGCAGGGCCGGGATCTGGGTGACGAGGCCATCGCCCATGGTCAGCAGGCCGTAGGTGCCCAGGGCGTCGCCGATCTCCATGCCGCGCTGCAGCATGCCGATGGCGATGCCGCCGATGAAGTTGATGATGATGATGATGATGCCGGCGATGGCGTCGCCCTTGACGAACTTTGAGGCACCGTCCATGGCACCGTAGAAGTCGGCCTCGGCCGAGACCTCCGCGCGCCGCTCCCGGGCCTGGGTGTCCGTGATCAGGCCGCCGTTGAGGTCGGCGTCGATCGCCATCTGCTTGCCCGGCATGGCGTCCAGGGTGAAGCGCGCGCCCACTTCTGCGACGCGCTCGGCGCCCTTGGTGACCACCACGAACTGGATCACCACCAGGATCAGGAAGACGACGGCGCCGATGATCATGGAGCCGCCGACGGTCACCTTGCCGAAGGCCTCAATGACCTGCCCGGCGTAGCCGTTGCCCAGCACCAGTCGGGTGGAGGCGACGTTCAGCCCCAGCCGGAACAGGGTGGCCACCAGCAGCAGCGAGGGGAACACGGAGAAGTCCAGCGGCTTCTTCACGAACATGCTGGTCAGCAGCACCAGCAACGCGAGCAGGATGTTGCACACGATCAGGAAGTCCAGCAGCGGCGCGGGCACGGGAACCACCAGCAGCAGCACGATGCCGACGATGCCGATGGGCACCGCCAGCCGGGCGAGCCTGTTGTTCATGATGCGGTCCTTTCACAGACGCTGGTTCGGAAAGTGCAGCCTAAAGTGTTCACAGCGCGGCCCCGGCCATACGGTGCAGCCCCGCCCCGGCGCCCCGGGCCTTGAGGGACATCACGAAGGCCAGCACCCCGGCCACAGCGTGGTAGAAATCCACCGGGATCTCCTGCCCCAGCTCGCAGGCGGCGTGCAGTGCCCGGGCGAGCGGGATGTCCTGGACCATCGGCACCTTGTGTTCCTCGGCTTCCTGCCGGATGCGTGCCGCGACGTGGCCTGCGCCCTTGGCCACCACCCGCGGTGCGGACTTTCCGGGTTCGTATTTCAGCGCGACGGCCACGTGCGTGGGGTTGACGAGGACGACGTCGGCGTCGCCGATCGCCGCGATCATGCGGTTCCGGCTCATGGCCAGCTGCCGGGCCCGGCGCTGGGACCGGATCAGCGGGTCGCCTTCGCTGCTCTTGTTCTCGTCCTGGACTTCCTTCTTGGACATCCGGGTTTTCTTCCGGTTCCGGCGCATCACGACGAAGAAGTCCACGGCCGCCAGCGCGATGCCGGCGAAGACGGCGAACTGGACCAGCTGGGAGATGCCGCCGCCGGCCGCCGCAACGACGCCGGACACCGGGAGCCCGCCCGCCGTGAGCAGCACGGGGATCAAGCCCTGCACCACGGAGTAGAGCACCAGGCCCACGACGCTGGCCTTCAGCAGGGCCTTTACGCCGCCCCAGAGCGCCTGGGTCCCGAAGATGCGCTTGAGCCCGCTGAGCAGTTTGAAGTTCTCGAAGTCCAGGCGGAATTTCTTCAAGTGGATGCCGCCCTGCAGCGCCGAGCCGACCAGCACGACGACGAGGACCACGATCAGCATGGGGCCGAGGATTCCGGCCAGCGAGCCGAGGCCGGCCTCCAGGGCTTTCAGTGCTTTCGCCGGGTCCGGCTGTGCCATCACGCCCTTGACGCTGAAGACCTGGTCCGTGGCCGCGCTGGCCCCGCGCTCCACGGTGGCCGGAATCATGACGGCGGCGGCGCCGACCGCCAGCCACGCGGTGAGGTCCTGGGAGCGGGAGAGCTGGCCCTTGGAGCGGACCTCCCGCATGCGTTTGTCGGTGGCTTGTTCGGTTTTTTCCTGTGAATCCGACATCAGCCCACCCCCAGCACGGTCTTGGCGGCCTGCCCGGCGAGGGTGGAGACGATCCTGGGCAGCGCAAGGAAGAGGAATCCGGCCAGCGCGAGGGTCAGCATGATCTTCAACGGGAAGCCGAGTGAGAAGGCGTTCAGCGCCGGGGCCACCCGGGTCAGCAGGCCGAGGCCGACGTCGGCGAGGAAGAGCACCACCAGCAGCGGGCCGGCGATCTGGACGGCGGCGAGGAACATTCCGGTCACCGCAGATGTCATGGCCTGGACCGGCTGGGCAAGGTCAAGGCCGCCGGCCAGCGGCAGGGCGGTGAAGCTGCCGGTCAGGCCGCCGATCACCAGCTGGTAGCCGTCCGAGGAGAACAACAGGGCCAGGGCGGCCATCTGCAGCAGCCGGGTGAACTGGGCGCCGTTGACCATCATTTGCGGGTCGAAGGCCTGGGCCATCTGGAAGCCGCTGAAGAGGTCCACCAGCGAGCCTGCGGACTGGACCGCGGCGAAGACCAGCATGACCAGGAAGCCCAGGACGAGGCCGGTAACGAGTTCCAGGACCACGCCGGTGAGGAACCCCGCGGTATCGCGGGCGACGTAGCCGGCGGATAGGCGCTGCGAGACGGCCAGGCCCAGGCCGACGCCCAGCATGGCCTTGATCCGGCCGGGAAACGCCTGGTGTGCGAAGGGCGGCGCCACGATCAGGAAAGCCGTCATCCGGACGGTGGCCAGCAGGAGGACTTCCAGCCACGTCTGGTCGATCGGGATGCCCACCTCACAGGCCCCCGAGCAGGGACGGAATCTTGGCGAACAGGTCGTTGGTGAAGGCGACCATCTCCGTGATCATCCAGTGCCCGCAGATCACCAGGGCCACCGCTACGGCGGCGAGTTTGGGCACGAAGGAGAGGGTGGCTTCCTGGAGCTGGGTGATGGACTGCAGGAGGGAGATTGCCAGGCCCACCACCAGCGCCGTCACCAGCACCGGGGCCGAGAGCTTGGCGGCCACGATCATGGCCTGGAGGCAGATGTCCAGGACGGCGTTGGCGTTCATCCCGTGCCTGCGTAACTCTGGATCAGCGAGGTGATGATCAGGCCCCAGCCGTCCACCAGGATAAAGAGCAGGATCTTGAACGGCAGCGAAATCATGACCGGCGGGAGCATCATCATGCCCATGGACATCAGGGCCGCGGAGACGACGAGGTCGATCACGAGGAACGGGATGAAGATGACGAAACCGATGATGAACGCCGCGCGGAGTTCGGAGATCATAAACGCCGGGATCAGGGTCTGCAGCGGCACCGACTCCGGGGTCTCCGGGTTCTCCATGCCGGCGGCGCGGGTCATCAGGGCGATGTCTTCCTCGCGGGTGTGCGCCAGCATAAAGTGCTGCAGCGGCCCCGAGCCGGCGCTGAGCGCCGCGTTGAAGTTGAGGGTTCCGTTCAGGTAGGGCTGCACGCCGATGGTGTTCATCTCGTTGATGACCGGCCACATCACAAAGATGGACAGGAACAGGGCCAGGCCCGCCAGCACCTGGTTGGGCGGGATGGAAGGCAGCGAGAGCGCGTTGCGGGTCATGGCGAGCACCACAAAGATTTTGGTGAACGAGGTCATCATCAGCAGCAGTGCGGGCGCCACGGACAGCAGGGTGATCCCGATCAGGGTCAGGACCGCGGTGGAGGGCTTCCCGTCCATGCCGTTGATCTCAATGTTGACGCTGCCGGTGTCCGGGCTGGCCGGCGGGGTGGGCGGAACGGGCGGGATAGGCGCGGCGTGCCCGGCCGAGGCGGTCACCCACAGCAGCAGGACGGCGAGCAGCGCGGCGGCCAGGCCGAGAGCCAGGACCAGGGCGGGTCGGCGGGCGGTGAGGGGGCGGATCAATTGCGGCGTCCGCTCCTGAGAGCGGCAGCGGCCTGCTTCCAGGTGGAACCGGCCAGGATTGACCCGTGCAGCGGCGGGTGCGCCGGGGCACCGGACCCGGTATCCCGTCCCGGGGTGGTCCGCCCCGGGGAGGTCCGGGCGTGGGAGTCGCGGTGGATGGAACTGCGGCGGGACAGCGGCA harbors:
- a CDS encoding flagellar biosynthesis protein FlhA encodes the protein MNNRLARLAVPIGIVGIVLLLVVPVPAPLLDFLIVCNILLALLVLLTSMFVKKPLDFSVFPSLLLVATLFRLGLNVASTRLVLGNGYAGQVIEAFGKVTVGGSMIIGAVVFLILVVIQFVVVTKGAERVAEVGARFTLDAMPGKQMAIDADLNGGLITDTQARERRAEVSAEADFYGAMDGASKFVKGDAIAGIIIIIINFIGGIAIGMLQRGMEIGDALGTYGLLTMGDGLVTQIPALLMAVSTGMIVTRSNAEADMGRTASTQLLQSPNALLIAGVAALAMALIPGMPPIPFVLVGAGLILASRRTAASQQEAARTRDAEAAALNSPELDPNEKLLEDMRIHPVEILLAPDLVDMVSGASDDLLARVRSLRHKIAMELGLVIPPVRTRDSVDLPPATYAIRIAGVEAGRGTAPAGQMLALGDSLDSLPGAAMIEPVFGLAGKWIPAEMRHNAEMTGATVIDRVSVLVTHLSSIVTANAARLLSREDVRVLTEGVRKQSPSAVDELTPALLSLAELQRVLQGLLDEQVPINDLARIYEALTLRAKISTDPESLVEAARQALGPALTAKFMDGPVLNVIMIDPLLEQSMLEDMRPAEGGSQIVMGQDRLDAVLRSVRNAVDSAAAANRQAVLVCAPALRPAIHRLVGAQPGSLPVLSYREVTSANVRIETVGVVRHAEPLSA
- a CDS encoding flagellar biosynthesis protein FlhB, translated to MSDSQEKTEQATDKRMREVRSKGQLSRSQDLTAWLAVGAAAVMIPATVERGASAATDQVFSVKGVMAQPDPAKALKALEAGLGSLAGILGPMLIVVLVVVLVGSALQGGIHLKKFRLDFENFKLLSGLKRIFGTQALWGGVKALLKASVVGLVLYSVVQGLIPVLLTAGGLPVSGVVAAAGGGISQLVQFAVFAGIALAAVDFFVVMRRNRKKTRMSKKEVQDENKSSEGDPLIRSQRRARQLAMSRNRMIAAIGDADVVLVNPTHVAVALKYEPGKSAPRVVAKGAGHVAARIRQEAEEHKVPMVQDIPLARALHAACELGQEIPVDFYHAVAGVLAFVMSLKARGAGAGLHRMAGAAL
- a CDS encoding flagellar biosynthetic protein FliR; its protein translation is MGIPIDQTWLEVLLLATVRMTAFLIVAPPFAHQAFPGRIKAMLGVGLGLAVSQRLSAGYVARDTAGFLTGVVLELVTGLVLGFLVMLVFAAVQSAGSLVDLFSGFQMAQAFDPQMMVNGAQFTRLLQMAALALLFSSDGYQLVIGGLTGSFTALPLAGGLDLAQPVQAMTSAVTGMFLAAVQIAGPLLVVLFLADVGLGLLTRVAPALNAFSLGFPLKIMLTLALAGFLFLALPRIVSTLAGQAAKTVLGVG
- the fliQ gene encoding flagellar biosynthesis protein FliQ; amino-acid sequence: MNANAVLDICLQAMIVAAKLSAPVLVTALVVGLAISLLQSITQLQEATLSFVPKLAAVAVALVICGHWMITEMVAFTNDLFAKIPSLLGGL
- the fliP gene encoding flagellar type III secretion system pore protein FliP (The bacterial flagellar biogenesis protein FliP forms a type III secretion system (T3SS)-type pore required for flagellar assembly.), with protein sequence MIRPLTARRPALVLALGLAAALLAVLLLWVTASAGHAAPIPPVPPTPPASPDTGSVNIEINGMDGKPSTAVLTLIGITLLSVAPALLLMMTSFTKIFVVLAMTRNALSLPSIPPNQVLAGLALFLSIFVMWPVINEMNTIGVQPYLNGTLNFNAALSAGSGPLQHFMLAHTREEDIALMTRAAGMENPETPESVPLQTLIPAFMISELRAAFIIGFVIFIPFLVIDLVVSAALMSMGMMMLPPVMISLPFKILLFILVDGWGLIITSLIQSYAGTG